CTCTATCCAGCTGAGCTACGCGTCCAGTGTGAAGATTACTATAGCGATATGAACGCCCCTCTGTCAAGGAGGTGTGGGCATGGGGAATTTACGGTGTTGTCAGAAGGGAGAACCGACCGCAGGAACACGGCAAACAGAGGCTTGTCCCCTGCAGGGCAATTCTTGACAGCAACGGCCGGAGCAGGCTATCGTTAGGCACATGAAGATACGCTATAATGCACCGGTAACCCTCACCTTCGCCCTTATATCCGCGACAGTACTGCTTCTCGACCAGCTTTTTGGTCTCCATTTGATCTCCACCTTTTTCATCGTTCCGGGCAAGGGCGGGTTTGACCCTAGTTTTGCCCCCGGCTATCTTCGTCTCGTTACTCATATTATCGGCCACGTGGGATGGCAACATCTTTTGGGGAATTTCTCCCTCATCCTTTTGATAGGCCCGATTCTCGAGGAGAAATACGGCTCTTCATCCCTGCTCGTCATGATTCTTCTCACCGCACTGATCACGGGACTTCTCAATGTGCTCTTTTTCCCGACGGCGCTGCTCGGTGCCAGCGGAGTGGCATTCATGATGATCCTGCTTGTCAGCTTCACCAATATCAGAAGTGGTGATGTACCCCTCACCTTTATTTTGATCCTTCTTTTCTATCTTGCCAGAGAGGTCATGAACAGCTTACAGACCAATCAGATTTCGGAATTTGCTCATATTGTCGGCGGGTTCTGTGGGAGTCTCTTTGGTTTTCTGAAGCCAAGGCGTTAACCTGCCGGGAAGCCTCACGTTCCAAACTCATCCATCGACGACAGAAGAGTCTCCGTTATAGAAAAGGACCAGTAATCGACCTGCCATATGGTATCAGGATCGGCAAGGAGAATCGATTGAAAAGCGTCCCCCGCCGATGATCGAAACTGGAGGCCTGTAAGATTAATTCGACGTGATCCTCACGTGCATGAAATTCCACAACTTGGGGGAAATAACCGGGACGCGAGTTTTCTCTGGAGGTCCCGACAACACCGTTTTTCGCTAACACCGTTCCGTCGAGATAAAGGGCATAGCCAAAGCGGTAAAACGAAACGAGGAGGGATCTTTCCACACTCCGGATTCGAAAAACTGTTTCAGACTAATTTTTTCCCATCACTCTTCCTACAGTCTCTCCTTTTATCCGCTATGCGTACAGAGTATCACCGGCTCATTGCAAAATCTACGTCCTTCTCCAAAGATTGCCCAACGACCTTTTTTCTGATATGCTCATGGACTATGAAACTTCAGATAAATCCCCGAGGAAACGGCGCCTGCCCCATCTGTTTACATAATGGCCGCTGTCAACTTCAGATGGCCCTTCAGGATGCCCTCCGGGAAAAAGAGAAAAACGAAGAGCTTGAATTGGTCATCTATACCTGCCCCCGTTTTAAGGAGAAATTTTAAGCGATGATCGACAAGTTAGAAAGCATTGCCTCACGTTTTTCCGAGATTGAAAAACGTCTCGGTGAGCCGGATACCATGAAAGACATGCACCTCTACAAAGAGCTAAGTCAGGAGCATGCCGCATTAAAGGATACGGTCGAAGAGTTTGGCCACTATAAGGAATTACTCTCCGGTATCGAAGAAACGAAACAGCTTCTTGAATCGGAAAGCGACCATGAAATGAGGGAAATGGCCGAGGTTGAGCTCGAAGAGTTGAAAGATCATCTGGAAAAGAGCGAAAAGCGCCTGAAAACTCTTCTTGTTCCAAAGGACCCTCTGGACGGGAAAAACACCATCATTGAAATTCGTGCCGGAACCGGGGGGGACGAGGCTTCGCTCTTTGCCGCCGACCTGTATAGAATGTATTCCCGCTTCAGCGAGCAAAAAGGATGGAAGCTGGAAATGATGGAATCCAGCGATACCGAGGTCGGAGGGTTCAAAGAGGTCATCTTTTCTATTTCGGGAAAAGAGGTCTATGGCAAC
This genomic interval from Sediminispirochaeta bajacaliforniensis DSM 16054 contains the following:
- a CDS encoding rhomboid family intramembrane serine protease, with translation MKIRYNAPVTLTFALISATVLLLDQLFGLHLISTFFIVPGKGGFDPSFAPGYLRLVTHIIGHVGWQHLLGNFSLILLIGPILEEKYGSSSLLVMILLTALITGLLNVLFFPTALLGASGVAFMMILLVSFTNIRSGDVPLTFILILLFYLAREVMNSLQTNQISEFAHIVGGFCGSLFGFLKPRR